DNA sequence from the Armatimonadota bacterium genome:
CCAGCGGGATCTGCACCGGGCTGAGCAGCCCGAGCAGCACCCCCAGGAGCAGGCCGATCAGCGGCAGCCACACGTCGATACCTCTACGGGCCGTCATCGCCCGCCGGGCGGGCGATGACGAACTGTGTCGTCCCCCGGTAGGCCGGGACGGTCACCCGCTCCAGTCGCTGCAGACGCAGGGGGAAGCCAAACGCCCGCAGGACCTCCACCGGGCCCCCGGGCCGCTCCAGTTGCGCCAGCAGGCGGGCGGGGTCACCGATGGCCACCACCGTGTAGGGGGGAGCGATCCGCTTGGTGTTGCACAGGATCGTGGTGCCCACGCAGTTGATCCCCGTGCGGCCGATGAGCCGTTCCCCGTTCACCGCCACAGCCTCCGCCCCCGCCGCCCACAGGTCATTGATCACCCCGTGGATGTCCGTGTAGTGCAGGATGGTCTTGTTGGGATCGTCGCCCGGCTGGATGGGCCGCGGGCTGTCCCGCATTTCCACCACCACTCCGGGGCCCTCCAGAGGGGTCAGGCCGGCCAGGGCCCGCAGCTCGCTCACCCGCCGGTTCATCCGGGCGGCGGCGATCTGCCGTTCGGCGGCCTCCCGCTCCAGCGCTGCCACCTGTCGGCGCAGCTCCTCCACCGCCGCCTCCAGTGCGGCACGACGGCTCTCCTGCTTACGCAGCTGGATGGCTACCTCGTGCAGCCGGGTAGAGGGAATCTTCAGCTGCTGGCGGATCTCCAGCTCGTTGCGGATCTGAGTGCCGGCGAAGAACCCACCGGCCACCAGGGCCATGGTCAGACCCGCCTGCCACCAGGAGAGGCGGGGACGCGCCAGGGGACAGGTCCCCACGGTTGCTATGGGCCGCCAGCGGGGGCGGGAATGCCCGGGAGCGCGCCCTGGCGCTCCCTGGCCTCCAGCTTCTTCTTGATCCGCTTCAGCCGGAAGACGTCCTCGCGGGCGCGCTGCTCCAGCACCGCAGCGATGTAGCGGATCTCGCCGCGGATGCGCGGGATGACCACCTGCTCCAGGGCGTTGACCCGACGGGTGGTCTTCTTGATCTCCTCGCCCAGTTTCTTCAGCCTGATCTCCGTGGCCGCCACCTGGAGGATGGCTGCCAGCAGTTCCTCGAACTGGGCGGCGCTCTCGATGGTGCGGGCGCTGGTGGCGGTGGGGTTGATCCCGCGTGCCAGCAACGGTCGACGCACGTCGCGCACGCTGACCCCAGGAATCTTGGTCCCCCAGACGTTGCGCACCTCGATGTCCACCAGCACCTCCCGGCGTTCGGTCATGGCTGCAGCCTCCAGGGCTTCCCGCCCCTCCACGGCCTTGGCCAAAGCCAGCATGACGTACGCCTCCCGCGCCGCCGCCGTGAGCCGATCGCGCGCGCCCAGGGCCTCGCGCACGATCTTGAAAAAGTCGGCCACCAGCGCATCCCGCTTGCGCTTCAGCAGATCAACCCCCTGCACGGCCACGCGCAGCGTGTTCCGCCGCTGCAGGAGGTTCATCCGGGTGGGGCTGATGGCCTCAGGCATAGCTGATCTGTAGGGGCGCTAGCGCAGTTTCTTCTCCTCCCAGAGCTCCTCCACCAGGGCGCCGTAGTACTTATCCACGTGATCTTCCTTGATTCGCTTCAACTCCCCTTTGGGGAACATGGAGAGCAGCTTCCAGCCCAGCATCAGGGTCTCCTCGATGGAGCGTTCCGTCTGCCCCTGGTTGAGGAACTCCCGCTCGAAACGGTCGGCGAACTGCAGGTAGAGCCGGTCGCGGGGGGTGAGGGCCTCCTCGCCGATGATGGCCACCAGGCGGCGCAGGTCCACGCCGTTGGCGTAGGAGGCGAAGAGCTGGTCCTTGACGTTGGCATGGTCGGCGCGGGTGCGCCCCTCCCCGATACCGTCGTTCATCAGCCGGGAGAGGCTGGGCAGCGGGTTGATGGGCGGGTAGATGCCCTTGCGGTGCAGCTCCAGGGAGAGAACGATCTGCCCCTCGGTGATGTAGCCGGTGAGGTCGGCGATGGGGTGGGTGATGTCGTAGTCGGGCATGGTGAGGATGGGGATCTGATGGACCCCTTCCGCCCCAGGATGCGCCCGGCGCGTTCGTAGATGGTGGCCAGGTCGGTGTACATGTAGCCGGGGTAGCCCCGCCGGCCGGGGATCTCCTCGCGGGCGGCCCCGATTTCGCGGAGGCTTTCGCAGTAGTTGGTCATATCAGTGAGGATTACCAGCACCTGCATCTCCAGGTCGAAGGCCAGGTACTCCGCGGCGGTGAGGGCCAGACGGGGCGTCATCAGCCGCTCGATAGCCGGGTCGTCGGCTAGGTTGAGGAAGACCACGCTGCGGGCCAGGGCCCCGGTGGACTCGAACTGCTCGATGAAGTAGGCCGCCTCTCGCTGGGTGATCCCCATGGCGGCGAAGACCACGGCGAAAGCCTCTGCCTCGCCCAGGACCTTGGCCTGCCGGGCGATCTGCGCCGCCACCTCGTTGTGGGGCAGACCGGCGCCGGAGAAAAGGGGCAGCTTCTGACCGCGGACCAGGGTGTTCAACCCGTCGATGCTGGAGATGCCGGTCTGGATGAACTCCTGCGGCCGCTCCCGGGCCACCGGGTTGATAGGCGCGCCGATGATGGGCAGGCGCTTCTCCGGGATGATGGGGGGCAGCCCGTCGATGGGCTCGCCGCGACCGTTGAAGCGCCGCCCGATGATCTCCCGGCTCACCCCGAACCGGGCCACATCCTCGCGCAGGCTCACCGCCGTGCCCGCCACGTCCAGGCCCGTGGTCTCCTCGAAGACCTGGATGACCGCGTGACGCATGGAGATCTCGATCACCTGGCCGGCGCGCACTGAGCCGTCGGGCAGGTGGATGTTGACGATGGCGCCGTAGGAGAGGTCTCGCGCCCCCTCCACGAAGAGCAGAGGCCCCGAGATGTAGGAGATGGAGCGATAGCGCTTGGTGGCCAGTTCCACGGAAGTCCCTCCCCGCCCTCAGGAGCCCGCCGCCGCCGCCGGCTGAGCCCCGAATGCCTGCGGGAGCTGCTGCAGAAAGTCGGCGATGTGTCTCTCGAACTGCTCCTTGGGCACGTCCTTCAGCCGGGCGATCTGCTCCACCGCCGGCAGGTTGAGGATGTCGTCCATGAGCATGCCGCGCTTCAACGCCGCCGCCCCCTGGTCGTAGAAGGTCATGATGGCCTTGAGGATGCCGTACGACTTGGGGAAGGGGGAGAAGGCGTCGTCGCTGAAGGCGGACTGCTGGAGGAAGTCCTCGCGCAGCATCTTCCCTGCCTCAATGACCAGCCGCTGGTCGTCCTGCAGGGCGTCGGGGCCGACCAGCTGCACGATCTCCTGCAGCTCGGCCTCCTGCTGCAGCAGCGCCAGGGCGCGGTCGCGCAGCTCCTCGTAGTCCTCCGGCAGGTGCTCCCGGTACCAGCGGGAGAAAAGCGGGGTGTACAGGCTGTAGGAGCGCAGCCAGTGGATCGCCGGGAAGTGTCGCCTGTGCGCCAGGCTGGCGTCCAGCGACCAGAAGGTCCCGGTGATGCGCAGCGTGGCCTGGGTCACCGGTTCGGAGAGGTCGCCCCCCGGCGGGGAGACCGCACCGATGACGGTGATGGAGCCGCGCCGCTCCGGCCGGCCCTGGCAGATCCCGCGTCCCGCCCGCTCGTAGAAGGCGGCCAGGCGGCTGGAGAGGTACGGGGGGTAGCCTTCCTCCGCGGGCATCTCCTCCAGGCGGGAGGAGATCTCGCGCATGGCCTCCGCCCAGCGGCTGGTGGAGTCGGCCATGAGCGCCACTTTGTACCCCTGGTCCCGCCAGTACTCGGCCATGGTGATGCCCGTGTAGACCGACGCTTCGCGCGCCGCCACCGGCATGTTGGAGGTGTTGGCGATGATGATGGTGCGCTCCA
Encoded proteins:
- a CDS encoding V-type ATP synthase subunit D → MPEAISPTRMNLLQRRNTLRVAVQGVDLLKRKRDALVADFFKIVREALGARDRLTAAAREAYVMLALAKAVEGREALEAAAMTERREVLVDIEVRNVWGTKIPGVSVRDVRRPLLARGINPTATSARTIESAAQFEELLAAILQVAATEIRLKKLGEEIKKTTRRVNALEQVVIPRIRGEIRYIAAVLEQRAREDVFRLKRIKKKLEARERQGALPGIPAPAGGP
- a CDS encoding DUF881 domain-containing protein gives rise to the protein MGTCPLARPRLSWWQAGLTMALVAGGFFAGTQIRNELEIRQQLKIPSTRLHEVAIQLRKQESRRAALEAAVEELRRQVAALEREAAERQIAAARMNRRVSELRALAGLTPLEGPGVVVEMRDSPRPIQPGDDPNKTILHYTDIHGVINDLWAAGAEAVAVNGERLIGRTGINCVGTTILCNTKRIAPPYTVVAIGDPARLLAQLERPGGPVEVLRAFGFPLRLQRLERVTVPAYRGTTQFVIARPAGDDGP
- a CDS encoding V-type ATP synthase subunit A; the protein is MVGEIIRIAGPAVIARGMTGARMYDIVRVGRERLIGEIIRLEGDTAFVQVYEDTSGLYLGEPVESTGLPLAVELGPGLLFGIFDGIQRPLKDIRAQKGDFIERGAVAAALDREKRWTFHPTVQPGEEVGPGDVIGEVPEFGLVHRILLPPDAAPGRVSQIRAGEYRVADVVGRLEDGRELRLMHTWPVRFPRPLSRRLEPREPLVTGQRIIDVLFPVAQGGTAAIPGPFGSGKTVMQQTLAKWADADVIIYVGCGERGNEMTHVLDEFPQLEDPRTGRKLMERTIIIANTSNMPVAAREASVYTGITMAEYWRDQGYKVALMADSTSRWAEAMREISSRLEEMPAEEGYPPYLSSRLAAFYERAGRGICQGRPERRGSITVIGAVSPPGGDLSEPVTQATLRITGTFWSLDASLAHRRHFPAIHWLRSYSLYTPLFSRWYREHLPEDYEELRDRALALLQQEAELQEIVQLVGPDALQDDQRLVIEAGKMLREDFLQQSAFSDDAFSPFPKSYGILKAIMTFYDQGAAALKRGMLMDDILNLPAVEQIARLKDVPKEQFERHIADFLQQLPQAFGAQPAAAAGS